A stretch of Vulpes vulpes isolate BD-2025 chromosome 4, VulVul3, whole genome shotgun sequence DNA encodes these proteins:
- the TACR2 gene encoding substance-K receptor encodes MGAHAIVTDANISSSLENNTTGITAFSMPGWQLALWATAYLVLVLVAVTGNATVIWIILAHQRMRTVTNYFIVNLALADLCMAAFNAAFNFVYASHNIWYFGRAFCHFQNLFPITAMFVSIYSMTAIAADRYVAIVHPFQPRLSAPGTRAVIAGIWLLALALAFPQCFYSTITMDQGATKCVVVWPEDNGSKMLLLYHLVVIALIYVLPLVVMLLAYSVIGLTLWRREVPRHQVHGASLRHLRAKKKFVKTMVLVVVTFAICWLPYHFYFILGSFQEDIYYHKFIQQVYLALFWLAMSSTMYNPIIYCCLNHRFRSGFRLAFRCCPWVTPTEEDKIELTHTPSLSARINRCHTKETFFVAGETALSPATNGQAKGPQDGLPDES; translated from the exons ATGGGGGCCCATGCCATTGTGACTGACGCCAACATCTCGTCCAGCCTTGAGAACAACACCACGGGCATCACGGCCTTCTCCATGCCCGGCTGGCAGCTGGCACTGTGGGCCACCGCCTACCTGGTCCTGGTGTTGGTGGCCGTGACGGGCAATGCCACGGTCATCTGGATCATCCTGGCCCATCAAAGAATGCGCACAGTCACCAATTACTTCATCGTCAACCTGGCCCTGGCTGACCTCTGCATGGCCGCCTTCAACGCTGCCTTCAATTTCGTCTATGCCAGCCACAACATCTGGTACTTTGGCCGTGCCTTCTGTCATTTCCAGAACCTCTTCCCCATCACAGCCATGTTCGTCAGCATCTACTCCATGACCGCCATCGCCGCTGACAG GTACGTGGCCATCGTCCACCCCTTCCAGCCCCGGCTCTCTGCCCCGGGCACCAGAGCGGTGATTGCTGGCATCTGGCTGCTGGCCCTGGCCCTCGCCTTCCCCCAGTGCTTCTACTCCACCATCACCATGGACCAGGGCGCCACCAAGTGTGTGGTGGTGTGGCCTGAGGACAACGGCAGCAAGATGCTCCTTTT GTACCACCTGGTGGTGATCGCCCTCATCTACGTGCTGCCTCTCGTGGTGATGCTCCTCGCCTACAGTGTCATCGGCCTCACTCTCTGGAGACGCGAGGTTCCCCGGCACCAGGTGCACGGCGCCAGCCTGCGCCACCTGCGAGCCAAGAAGAAG TTTGTGAAGAccatggtgctggtggtggtgacGTTTGCCATCTGCTGGCTGCCCTACCACTTCTACTTCATCCTGGGCAGCTTCCAGGAGGACATCTACTACCACAAGTTCATCCAGCAGGTGTACCTGGCGCTCTTCTGGCTGGCCATGAGCTCCACGATGTACAATCCCATCATCTACTGCTGCCTCAACCACAG GTTTCGCTCTGGATTCCGGCTTGCTTTCCGTTGCTGCCCATGGGTCACGCCAACTGAGGAGGATAAGATTGAGCTGACTCACACTCCATCCCTCTCTGCGAGGATCAACAGGTGCCACACTAAAGAGACTTTCTTCGTGGCTGGGGAGACTGCCCTTTCTCCAGCTACCAATGGGCAGGCCAAGGGTCCCCAAGATGGGTTACCTGATGAATCCTGA